A portion of the Vibrio coralliirubri genome contains these proteins:
- a CDS encoding aspartate aminotransferase family protein, with protein sequence MTVENKVERSLFNEVMVPCYNPMEMIPVKGEGARVWDQQGREYIDFAGGIAVSCLGHCHPAMVNAVTEQANKIWHLSNVMTNEPALRLAKKLTDVCFAEKVFFANSGAEANEAALKLARRWAADVHGPEKSEIIAFKQGFHGRTFFTVTVGGQEAYSDGFGPKPGDVTHLPYNDIAALEAHISDRTCAIMMEPLQGEGGIISPTSEFVNTVRELCDKHNALLIFDEVQTGNGRTGNFYAYQGLGVTPDILSTAKSLGGGFPIGAMLTTSELATHLKVGTHGSTYGGNPLACAVAEAVVDVVSQPETLAGVKEREALFRDGLTKINDKYQIFSEVRGKGLLLGAALNEEWQGRARDVLVAAGEQGLMVLVAGANVVRFTPSLVITTQEIEEGLSKLDKAIATLV encoded by the coding sequence ATGACAGTGGAAAATAAAGTAGAACGTAGTCTGTTTAATGAGGTGATGGTGCCTTGTTATAACCCAATGGAAATGATCCCAGTAAAAGGGGAAGGCGCACGCGTTTGGGACCAACAAGGCCGAGAGTATATCGACTTTGCTGGTGGTATCGCTGTGAGCTGTTTGGGTCACTGTCACCCAGCAATGGTTAATGCTGTTACCGAGCAAGCAAACAAGATTTGGCATCTAAGTAACGTGATGACCAACGAACCTGCACTGCGTCTAGCGAAGAAGCTAACCGACGTATGTTTTGCAGAAAAAGTATTCTTTGCCAACTCTGGCGCAGAAGCGAATGAAGCAGCTTTGAAGCTAGCTCGTCGTTGGGCGGCGGACGTTCACGGTCCTGAGAAATCTGAAATCATTGCATTCAAACAAGGTTTCCACGGTCGTACTTTCTTTACCGTAACTGTAGGTGGTCAAGAAGCTTACTCTGATGGTTTCGGTCCTAAACCGGGCGATGTTACTCACCTGCCTTACAACGATATTGCAGCATTAGAAGCGCACATCTCTGATCGCACTTGTGCAATCATGATGGAACCTCTGCAAGGCGAGGGCGGTATCATCTCGCCAACCTCTGAATTCGTGAACACAGTTCGTGAACTGTGTGATAAACACAATGCACTGCTTATTTTTGATGAAGTGCAAACGGGTAATGGCCGTACTGGTAACTTTTACGCTTACCAAGGTCTAGGTGTAACACCAGACATCTTGAGCACAGCAAAATCACTGGGTGGTGGTTTCCCTATCGGCGCAATGCTAACAACCTCTGAACTGGCTACACATCTAAAAGTTGGCACACACGGCTCTACTTACGGTGGTAACCCACTGGCGTGTGCTGTTGCAGAAGCGGTTGTTGATGTGGTTAGCCAACCTGAAACATTAGCTGGCGTGAAAGAGCGTGAAGCATTGTTCCGTGATGGTCTTACTAAGATTAACGATAAGTACCAAATCTTCAGTGAAGTTCGTGGTAAAGGCCTACTACTAGGTGCTGCGCTTAACGAAGAGTGGCAAGGCCGTGCACGTGACGTTTTAGTAGCAGCAGGCGAACAAGGCTTGAT
- a CDS encoding aminodeoxychorismate/anthranilate synthase component II: MLLIIDNYDSFTYNLYQYFCELGVTVKVVRNDEIDIAGIEALNPSHLVISPGPCTPDDAGISLQVIEHFVGKLPILGVCLGHQAIAQVFGGEVVRARQVMHGKTSPIRHNGKSVFQGLNNPLTVTRYHSLVVKNGTLPDCFELTSWTEFEDGSMDEIMGYQHKILPIDAVQFHPESIKTEQGHQLLANFLAR, encoded by the coding sequence ATGTTACTTATCATCGATAACTACGACTCTTTTACCTATAACTTGTATCAGTATTTCTGTGAGTTAGGGGTCACTGTAAAAGTTGTTCGCAACGATGAGATTGATATAGCGGGCATCGAAGCGCTAAATCCTAGCCATCTTGTTATCTCGCCGGGCCCATGTACGCCCGATGATGCGGGAATTTCGCTACAGGTGATTGAACACTTCGTTGGTAAGCTGCCGATCTTAGGTGTGTGTCTTGGCCATCAAGCCATTGCTCAAGTCTTTGGTGGTGAAGTGGTGAGAGCCAGACAAGTGATGCACGGTAAAACCTCGCCGATCCGCCATAACGGTAAGAGTGTTTTTCAAGGTCTCAATAACCCTCTGACTGTGACTCGTTACCACTCTTTAGTGGTGAAAAACGGCACATTACCAGACTGTTTTGAGCTGACCTCTTGGACAGAATTTGAAGATGGCAGCATGGATGAGATCATGGGTTATCAACATAAAATCTTGCCGATTGATGCCGTCCAATTTCACCCTGAATCGATTAAAACAGAGCAAGGACACCAGCTTCTCGCTAACTTCCTAGCACGTTGA